A part of Oncorhynchus kisutch isolate 150728-3 linkage group LG2, Okis_V2, whole genome shotgun sequence genomic DNA contains:
- the LOC109884779 gene encoding zinc finger and SCAN domain-containing protein 2 isoform X2: MQVAQPSEDTDGALPSENQDGDLPSEDRDEALDLTGSLEMEVTVDQPPRPGGSGMSLVRGKNEGNKGTEERKKVTKVVLDSEMDCARSQEDNGLSSQQNEEGEERKGKFLGGEQQENGAEQRASIEVTIYSIEPEDSESPTSQIDRGEKTEVAADGCEGEGDVCEMEGEETDEEDRQTESDSEFDPEAEEEGLRESDSEFDPEEEKPTSSRGRGRGERGRGKGRSRGRQLQQAAGETGLDESAEVSDGSPSSSPQRDQQDQESFSGAAGELDSGDLVSIRQKFKYSKKHHMVLCPECGVLYTTRLKHHKCEHKFMVRCPDCGQGCASELGLKQHRRLHRQDLKFPCKFCLQSFRTRPDKLTHEKTHRFKRLKGHRCYSCSECPLSFDNILVRNRHLREHESKRHICHTCYKEFNKGHLLERHALSHSDDKPFKCQVCQRAFAQLSQLKSHLRVHTGERPFQCQRCDKSFNHNVSLKNHVRRYHSPDSGLDPDGGTEVGGQGGRRETDVRTGQEGGEVRLRKPRQQVELTFMTEWEMWAGGEGAKRVEEKPRKRKSQCNDDPEEEEERQRESDSDFDPEVEKKMGSSKGRGLGRGGGRGSGGSH; this comes from the exons ATGCAGGTGGCCCAGCCATCTGAGGACACAGATGGAGCCTTGCCGTCTGAGAACCAAGATGGGGACTTGCCATCAGAGGACAGAGATGAGGCTCTGGATCTGACTGGCTCTTTGGAGATGGAGGTGACTGTAGACCAGCCACCAAGACCAGGAGGAAGTGGCATGTCCCTGGTGAGGGGGAAAAATGAGGGGAACaaaggaacagaggagagaaagaaagtgacTAAGGTGGTGTTGGACAGTGAGATGGACTGTGCACGAAGCCAGGAGGACAATGGCCTGTCCTCACAGCAGaatgaggaaggagaggagagaaagggaaagttCCTAGGTGGCGAACAACAGGAGAATGGTGCAGAGCAGCGGGCCTCTATTGAAGTGACAATATACTCTATAGAGCCTGAGGACTCTGAAAGCCCAACCTCTcagatagacagaggagagaagactGAGGTAGCTGCAGATGGGTGTGAGGGGGAGGGTGATGTGTGTGAGATGGAGGGTGAAGAGACAGATGAggaagatagacagacagagagtgactcTGAATTTGACCCAGAAGCTGAGgaagagggactgagagagagtgaCTCTGAATTTGACCCAGAAGAGGAGAAACCAACGAgtagtagagggagaggaaggggggaaaggggaagggggaaagggagaaGCAGAGGAAGGCAATTGCagcaggctgcaggagagactggtttGGATGAGTCTGCTGAAGTCTCTGATGGATCACCTTCATCATcaccccagagagaccagcaggaCCAGGAGTCGTTCAGCGGTGCTGCTGGAGAACTGGACTCCGGGGATCTTGTCAGCATCCGGCAGAAATTCAAATACTCTAAAAAACACCACATGGTCCTCTGTCCTGAATGTGGCGtcctgtacaccaccaggctgaaACACCATAAGTGTGAACACAAGTTCATGGTCCGCTGTCCAGACTGTGGGCAGGGTTGTGCGAGTGAACTGGGCCTCAAGCAGCACCGGAGGCTACACCGTCAGGACCTTAAATTTCCCTGTAAGTTCTGCCTCCAATCCTTCAGGACGCGGCCGGACAAGCTGACCCACGAGAAGACCCACAGATTCAAAAGATTAAAAGGTCACAGATGCTACAGCTGCTCAGAGTGCCCACTGAGCTTTGACAACATCCTCGTACGGAATCGCCATCTCAGAGAGCACGAGTCCAAGAGACACATCTGTCACACATGTTACAAGGAGTTCAACAAAGGTCACCTCCTGGAGAGGCATGCACTGTCCCACAGTGACGACAAGCCCTTCAAGTGCCAG GTGTGCCAGCGGGCCTTTGCCCAGCTCAGCCAGCTGAAGTCCCACCTGCGCGTCCACACTGGGGAGAGGCCCTTCCAATGCCAGCGCTGCGACAAGAGCTTCAACCACAACGTCAGCCTCAAGAACCACGTCAGACGCTACCACAGCCCAGACTCAGGCCTGGACCCTGATGGAGGCACAGAAGTTGGGGgacagggggggaggagggaaacAGATGTCAGGACTGggcaggagggaggggaggtgagacTGAGGAAGCCCCGGCAGCAGGTAGAGCTTACCTTTATGACTGAGTGGGAGATGtgggcaggaggagagggagcaaagagagtggaggagaaaccGAGGAAGAGGAAAAGCCAGTGCAATGATGAtcctgaagaggaggaggagaggcagcgagagagtgACTCTGACTTTGACCCAGAGGTGGAGAAGAAGATGGGGAGTAGTAAAGGGAGGGGgctagggagaggaggggggagaggaagtgGAGGGAGTCACTAG